One genomic segment of Salminus brasiliensis chromosome 6, fSalBra1.hap2, whole genome shotgun sequence includes these proteins:
- the col2a1a gene encoding collagen, type II, alpha 1a, whose translation MFRFVDSRTVLLLAATQFVLLAVVRAQREDDLELGGCIQDGLHYEDRAVWKPEACRVCVCDSGAVLCDEVICEELRDCANPIIPPGECCPICPADQDLPTETIGAKGQKGEPGDIADVVGPRGPAGPMGPPGEQGQRGDRGAKGEKGNPGPRGRDGEPGTPGNPGPPGPPGPPGPNPPGLGGNFAAQMAGGFDEKSGGAQMGVMQGPMGPMGPRGPPGPTGAPGPQGFQGNPGEAGEPGSSGPIGPRGPPGPSGKPGSDGEAGKSGKPGDRGPPGPQGARGFPGTPGLPGIKGHRGHPGIDGAKGETGAAGSKGEAGAPGENGAPGPMGPRGLPGERGRPGPSGAAGARGNDGLPGPAGPPGPVGPAGAPGFPGSPGSKGEAGPTGARGPEGAQGPRGESGTPGSPGPAGASGNPGTDGIPGAKGSAGAPGIAGAPGFPGPRGPPGPQGATGPLGPKGQSGDPGIPGFKGEAGPKGERGVAGPQGAPGPSGEEGKRGPRGEPGAAGPLGPPGERGAPGNRGFPGQDGLAGAKGAPGDRGVAGLTGPKGASGDPGRTGEPGLPGARGLTGRPGDAGPQGKVGPSGAPGEDGRPGPPGPQGARGQPGVMGFPGPKGANGEPGKSGEKGLVGSPGLRGLPGKDGETGAGGPPGPAGPAGERGEQGQPGPSGFQGLPGPAGPPGEGGKPGDQGVPGEGGAPGAVGPRGERGFPGERGSAGPQGLQGPRGLPGTPGTDGPKGAIGPAGAAGAQGPPGLQGMPGERGTSGISGPKGDRGDSGEKGPEGAPGKDGSRGLTGPIGPPGPSGPNGAKGETGAIGPTGPIGARGAPGDRGEVGPPGPAGFAGPPGADGQPGLKGEQGEGGQKGDAGAPGPQGPSGAPGPVGPTGVSGPKGARGAQGAPGATGFPGAAGRVGPPGPNGNPGPSGPAGPSGKDGPKGVRGDAGPPGRAGDAGLRGPAGAPGEKGEPGEDGPPGPDGPSGPAGLAGQRGIVGLPGQRGERGFPGLPGPSGEPGKQGAPGSSGDRGPPGPVGPPGLTGPSGETGREGTPGSDGPPGRDGAPGVKGERGNTGPIGSPGAPGAPGAPGPVGPVGKQGDRGENGPQGPSGPPGPAGARGMAGPQGPRGDKGETGEAGERGQKGHRGFTGLQGLPGPPGPSGDQGAAGPSGPSGSKGPPGPVGPAGKDGANGLPGPIGPPGPRGRSGESGPAGPPGNPGPPGPPGPPGPGIDMSAFAGLSQTEKGPDPLRYMRADEASASLRQHDVEVDATLKSINSQIEDIRSPDGSRKNPARTCRDLKLCHPEWKSGDYWVDPNLGSTIDAIKVFCNMETGESCVYPSNPTIPRKNWWSSKSKTSKHVWFGESMGGGFHFSYAENGQIASAANIQMNFLRLLSSEASQNITYHCKNSVAYMDQATGNLKKALLLQGSNDVEIRAEGNSRFTYAALEDGCKKHTGQWGKTVIEYKTQKTSRLPIVDIAPMDIGGANQEFGVDIGPVCFL comes from the exons ATGTTCAGATTTGTGGATTCACGGACTGTCCTGCTTCTCGCAGCAACGCAGTTTGTTTTACTAGCCGTTGTCAGAGCCCAACGGGAGGATGACC TGGAGTTAGGTGGCTGCATCCAAGATGGCCTCCACTACGAGGACCGTGCGGTGTGGAAGCCGGAGGCGTGTCGCGTCTGTGTGTGCGACTCGGGGGCCGTGCTGTGCGATGAGGTCATCTGCGAGGAGCTGAGGGATTGCGCCAATCCCATCATTCCCCCTGGAGAATGCTGCCCCATCTGCCCCGCCGATCAGGACCTGCCAACCG AGACAATCGGTGCCAAG GGACAGAAAGGCGAACCTGGCGATATCGCAGAT GTTGTAGGACCAAGAGGACCTGCTGGACCCATG GGACCCCCAGGAGAACAAGGCCAACGTGGAGATAGAGGAGCTAAGGGCGAGAAG GGAAATCCAGGACCCAGAGGAAGAGATGGTGAGCCCGGCACTCCAGGCAACCCCGGACCCCCTGGACCTCCTGGCCCACCAGGCCCTAACCCCCCTGGACTTGGAGGA AATTTTGCAGCTCAGATGGCTGGTGGCTTTGATGAGAAATCTGGAGGAGCTCAGATGGGTGTGATGCAAGGACCAATG GGCCCCATGGGTCCCCGTGGCCCCCCTGGCCCCACTGGAGCACCT GGCCCACAAGGTTTCCAAGGCAACCCCGGAGAGGCTGGTGAACCTGGATCATCT GGCCCCATTGGACCCCGTGGCCCTCCTGGACCATCTGGAAAACCTGGAAGTGAT GGTGAGGCTGGCAAGTCTGGTAAGCCTGGTGACCGTGGACCCCCAGGGCCTCAG GGAGCTCGTGGATTCCCTGGAACTCCTGGACTTCCTGGCATCAAGGGACACAGA GGACACCCAGGTATTGATGGCGCAAAGGGAGAGACTGGAGCTGCTGGATCTAAG GGTGAGGCTGGTGCTCCTGGTGAGAATGGCGCTCCTGGACCAATG GGTCCTCGTGGCCTGCCTGGTGAGAGAGGACGTCCTGGACCTTCTGGAGCTGCT GGTGCCCGTGGTAATGATGGTCTTCCTGGGCCTGCTGGTCCTCCT GGTCCTGTTGGTCCTGCTGGTGCCCCAGGTTTCCCAGGATCTCCTGGTTCCAAG GGTGAGGCCGGTCCCACTGGAGCTCGTGGACCTGAGGGAGCACAAGGACCCCGTGGAGAGAGTGGTACACCTGGTTCACCTGGACCTGCTGGTGCTTCT GGTAACCCTGGTACTGATGGTATTCCTGGAGCCAAAGGATCTGCT GGTGCCCCTGGTATTGCAGGTGCTCCAGGTTTCCCAGGACCCCGTGGCCCACCCGGACCTCAGGGAGCTACAGGACCTCTTGGACCTAAGGGACAGAGT GGAGACCCAGGTATCCCAGGATTTAAGGGCGAGGCTGGACCCAAAGGAGAGCGT GGTGTAGCAGGTCCCCAGGGAGCTCCAGGCCCATCTGGAGAGGAGGGTAAGAGAGGACCAAGAGGAGAACCTGGTGCTGCTGGCCCTCTTGGACCTcctggagagaga GGAGCTCCCGGTAACCGTGGATTCCCTGGTCAGGATGGTCTTGCTGGTGCTAAG GGTGCACCTGGTGATCGTGGTGTTGCTGGACTGACTGGACCTAAAGGTGCTTCTGGAGATCCTGGCCGTACAGGAGAGCCCGGCCTTCCTGGAGCCAGA GGTCTTACTGGACGTCCTGGAGATGCTGGACCCCAAGGAAAAGTTGGCCCATCT GGTGCTCCTGGTGAGGATGGTCGTCCTGGTCCTCCTGGACCTCAGGGAGCTCGTGGACAGCCTGGTGTGATGGGATTCCCTGGTCCTAAGGGAGCAAAT GGTGAGCCTGGCAAATCTGGAGAGAAAGGACTTGTTGGCAGCCCTGGCCTCAGA GGTTTGCCTGGTAAAGATGGTGAGACTGGAGCCGGCGGTCCTCCTGGCCCTGCT GgacctgctggagagagagGCGAGCAAGGACAGCCTGGTCCTTCTGGTTTCCAG GGTCTGCCAGGACCTGCTGGACCACCTGGAGAGGGCGGCAAACCAGGTGACCAG GGTGTTCCTGGAGAGGGTGGTGCCCCTGGTGCTGTTGGACCAAGA GGTGAGCGTGGTTTCCCTGGTGAGAGAGGAAGTGCTGGGCCTCAGGGTCTTCAGGGACCAAGAGGACTTCCTGGAACTCCTGGAACTGATGGACCTAAG GGTGCAATTGGCCCagctggtgctgctggtgcCCAGGGTCCTCCTGGCCTGCAGGGTATGCCTGGTGAGAGAGGAACATCTGGCATTTCCGGACCTAAGGGTGATAGA GGTGACAGTGGAGAGAAAGGACCTGAGGGAGCTCCTGGCAAAGATGGTTCAAGA GGTTTGACTGGTCCTATTGGCCCACCTGGTCCTTCTGGCCCCAACGGAGCTAAG ggTGAAACTGGTGCTATTGGACCGACTGGCCCTATTGGAGCTCGTGGTGCTCCT GGTGACCGTGGTGAGGTTGGACCTCCTGGCCCTGCTGGTTTTGCTGGACCCCCT gGTGCTGATGGCCAGCCTGGACTTAAGGGCGAGCAAGGAGAGGGAGGCCAGAAAGGAGATGCTGGAGCCCCTGGACCTCAAGGACCTTCTGGAGCACCTGGCCCAGTT GGCCCAACTGGTGTTTCTGGACCTAAAGGAGCTCGTGGCGCACAGGGAGCCCCA GGTGCTACTGGTTTCCCAGGTGCTGCTGGAAGAGTTGGACCACCTGGTCCCAAT GGTAACCCTGGTCCTTCTGGTCCAGCTGGTCCTTCTGGTAAAGATGGTCCTAAGGGAGTGCGTGGTGATGCTGGCCCACCAGGAAGAGCAGGAGATGCCGGTCTGCGTGGACCAGCTGGAGCCCCTGGAGAGAAGGGAGAGCCTGGAGAGGATGGTCCCCCT GGTCCCGATGGTCCTTCTGGTCctgctggtcttgctggtcagcgAGGTATTGTTGGTCTGCCTGGTCAGCGTGGTGAGAGAGGTTTCCCTGGTCTTCCTGGACCTTCT GGCGAGCCTGGCAAACAGGGAGCTCCTGGTAGCAGTGGTGACCGTGGCCCCCCTGGCCCTGTTGGACCCCCTGGACTGACTGGTCCTTCTGGAGAAACTGGACGTGAG GGAACTCCTGGATCTGATGGTCCTCCTGGCAGAGATGGTGCTCCTGGTGTTAAG GGTGAACGTGGTAACACTGGTCCTATTGGTTCTCCTGGTGCTCCTGGTGCCCCTGGTGCTCCTGGTCCTGTTGGTCCCGTTGGCAAACagggagacagaggagagaat GGACCACAAGGACCTTCTGGACCCCCTGGACCTGCTGGAGCTAGAGGCATGGCT GGTCCCCAAGGACCACGTGGAGACAAGGGAGAGACTGGTGAGGctggagagagaggacagaagggACACAGAGGATTCACCGGTCTTCAGGGTCTTCCTGGACCTCCT GGTCCTTCCGGTGACCAGGGAGCAGCTGGACCTTCTGGACCTAGTGGATCTAAG GGACCCCCTGGACCAGTTGGTCCTGCTGGTAAGGATGGCGCAAACGGTCTGCCTGGACCCATCGGACCCCCTGGACCTCGTGGACGCTCTGGAGAGTCTGGACCAGCT GGTCCTCCCGGCAACCCTGGACCCCCTGGTCCTCCTGGTCCTCCAGGCCCTGGCATCGACATGTCTGCTTTCGCTGGACTGTCTCAGACTGAAAAGGGTCCCGATCCCCTGCGCTACATGCGTGCCGATGAGGCCTCTGCTTCTCTGAGACAGCACGATGTGGAGGTGGATGCAACCCTGAAATCCATCAACAGCCAGATTGAGGACATCCGTAGCCCTGATGGCTCTCGCAAGAACCCTGCCCGTACCTGCCGTGACCTTAAACTGTGCCATCCTGAGTGGAAGAGCG GTGACTATTGGGTGGATCCCAACCTTGGCAGCACTATTGATGCCATTAAGGTGTTCTGCAACATGGAGACTGGAGAGTCCTGTGTGTACCCCAGCAACCCCACTATCCCACGCAAGAACTGGTGGAGCAGCAAGAGCAAGACATCCAAGCATGTGTGGTTCGGAGAGAGCATGGGAGGTGGCTTCCAC TTCAGCTATGCTGAGAATGGCCAGATTGCAAGTGCAGCCAACATTCAGATGAACTTCCTCAGACTGCTGTCTAGCGAAGCCTCTCAGAACATCACCTACCACTGCAAGAACAGCGTGGCCTACATGGACCAGGCCACCGGCAACCTGAAGAAGGCTCTTTTGCTGCAGGGCTCCAACGACGTGGAAATCAGAGCAGAAGGCAACA